A stretch of DNA from Candidatus Desulfatibia profunda:
ACCGGGACATTGAACCAAAACTCAATGCTGGTGGTGAGAAAATTGATTGAAAAGAAAAAAAGCACAATTGTGGGCACCAAAGAGAGCGCTATAAACGCAACAACAAGTCTTGTGCGGAGCTTTGCTCCCATTACTTTTCGCCGACGTTCATAAAGCAGTTTGACTAAATTTCTAAAAACAAGAAATATCAATAAGATCAACAGCAGCAGATTGATATTGATCAATATGAACATCAATATCGTGTTGGAAATGGGAATGTCGGTCCCAAAATGTATGATCCTGTTTTCAGCGAAAGTTAAAAGAGCTACCACAGCGATAATGACGACAATAATGATACCCTCACGCTTCCGTCTGTTGCGCTCTTTTTCTGATAGGTAAGCTGCTGATTTTTGTAGCTTGCTGTTGCTCATCACAATTGTTAAACTTTTGGTCTTATCAAACGGTTAATAGATGAAGTCTATCGTATATAAATCGGTTTCAAAATCCCAGAGAGAAACAAAGAATAAGACATAGTGCAGATAAAAAGGAAGGGTTAGTTTGTTAAGCTCCGCCTTTGCCTGTATCTGATAATGCCTGCCTTTTTCCAGCAAGCTTAGCGGAATAATCTTTAAGCTGTCAATTTCGGCCATCAACTTCTGGGCTTCGCCAAAAGATTGCGTAATTAAAGGATCACCGTTTTCCCATGACCGTTTTATAATAAATTCCTTCTTAAGGTTATTGTATTTCAGCGT
This window harbors:
- a CDS encoding DUF4390 domain-containing protein yields the protein MKYLLKRRTCAIVLGILLVMQNLAYAQDATLRDIIVTNTRDDLLVYLTVEGAFREKMKKAVLSGVPTTFSFYISLYQERNLWFDKKIADIKITHTLKYNNLKKEFIIKRSWENGDPLITQSFGEAQKLMAEIDSLKIIPLSLLEKGRHYQIQAKAELNKLTLPFYLHYVLFFVSLWDFETDLYTIDFIY